ctttcagcatcttcaaaacattgcgagtaaataccgttcgtgtttattccttgacaggccagtgcattgaacttttcttcagatagtttgtcagatcaataatttttattgatgaaaatttttaaatacattttatatcatgttctgcTAATATCTGTTAAAATTGGaagttatcatttctgagttttaaattttagttttctattttagttatgtatttgtttattttatttttaattattcagttatgttatattaatccagtttATTTTAAGGCCAACCCTAATCACgttgcgagcatgactgaccacacccatacatttgaagtgactgtgtgtgtgtgtgtgtgtgtgtgtgtgttgtgtgtgtgtgtgtgtgtgtgtgtgtgtgtgtgtgtgtgtgtatgcatgctcgtatttgtattttcacgaaagtccactttcatctctaaaagTAACAATtggtcattcatttttttgttttcacaattgGTTTTTAACAAGCTAAAATATAATTCATTTGAATACttgattatttttataatttttgtaGGATACTCAACTTGAAATATTCAGTAGCTGCAGCCCTATTACATTGTGGAATTGAACAATATccaaattgtttttatcccattacAAAGTGTCATAACTGTCCCACGGTAATGTTCTTGACAAATTCTTGAAAATAaggaaattcagaaaaaaatagacaaatagTTATGTGAGTTTCAATAGGTTGGCAGCACCACATATACAAAtgtatacttatttttttattttccaggtAGGCATCCTGAACAGGTTGAGTGCAGAGAATGCAGATGAGTACAACTTTGTGCGCTCTTATGAGTGCTTCCAGCACAAGGGTCATACATGCTTGGTGTTTGAGATGCTTGAGCAGAACCTGTATGACTTTCTGAAGCACAGCAAGTTTAGCCCACTGCCTCTGCGGCATATTAGACCAATTCTACAACAGGTAGGCACACCTTCTCAGAGtcacccccctcccaaaaaaaaaaaaatatatatatatatgtatatataggtTTGCAGGCCGACAAATTTTTGTGTTTAGGTGGCCACGGCACTCATGAAGCTCAAGAGCTTGGGACTGATTCATGCTGACCTCAAGCCTGAAAACATTATGCTGGTGGACCCCCTCAGGCAACCCTACAGAGTCAAGGTCATTGACTTTGGATCTGCAAGCCATGTTTCCAAGGCTGTGTGCTCAACATATTTGCAGTCTCGCTACTACAGGTATCACAATTTCACAAACTCTCTTTTTATTACTCCACCTTGCTCGTCCCTCAAACCTATGCTTTGCTGTGCAGGGCACCTGAAATCATTTTAGGTTTGCCGTTCTGTGAGGCTATTGATATGTGGTCCCTGGGCTGTGTGATTGCTGAGCTCTTTCTGGGGTGGCCTCTTTACCCTGGAGCATCAGAGTATGATCAGGTCAGTACTGCAGTTCAAGCTAACCTAGAAACAAGAGCCTCAGTGGAAATCTGTActtaatgtatgtatgtataaaaattgagtacaattttatttattttttacccctTTTTATAGATCCGCTACATTTCTCAGACTCAAGGCCTACCAGCTGAGTACCTATTGAGTGCAGGCACAAAAACTAGCCGCTTTTTCAACCGAGGACCAGACTCTAGCTACCCACTTTGGAGACTTAAGGTCACTAAACCTTACTTTCTTATTCTATTTattaggctttacacgatcaggatttttggggctaatcagatagttaaaaaaaaaaactgtaatagACCACCGATCCGGTCACAAGATTGATCAATGAGTTATTAATATGACCTGTTTGTTTACTgtgtatacttgtgtacttaatttttcaaaaataataatttttttgttcatctatttatgcctgTGAGGCATAATgaaagacagaacaaattaatgcctataatgaaataaaatacagtaattaatttttttgccaCATCAAGTAAACAGATTTTTGTATAACAAACTCACTGAATGATCATATCAATTATGCAGACACCATCAGAACATGAAATGGAGATGGGAATCAAATCCAAGGAAGCTAGAAAATACATCTTTAACTGTTTGGATGACATGATGCAGGTACTTTTTTAGGGACAATAAGCTCTTAAGTCATACATCATATGGGCCTACATTTACAAagagaacaaaataaaacattttttctgtcAACATGATTTCCCCAGGTCAACCTCTCATCTCATTTGGAGGGTACGGACATGCTGGCTGAGAAAGCTGATCGACGAGAGTTTATAGATCTCCTGAAGAGGATGCTCCGCCTCGATGCTGACAAGAGGATTACGCCTACAAAGACCTTGGGTCACCCTTTTGTGACAATGAGCCACCTCATGGATTATCCACACAGCTCTCAGTAAGTGGGCAGACTCGTGCAGTAAACCCTCACATTTGTGGGAGATGAGCACAGCTCTCAAGGAACACTGATAAGCACAATTGAGGCCTTGATAAAAACACTGGGGCAAAGAAGTtctcacttaaaaagatgaggccTGTAATTTTAATCATAGGCATACTTCACCTATGAgagacaaaataagaaaaaaattccagagcatatgtatatagatataatttttttttattatttattaccaAATTAGAGTGAAATACAAGTATTTGGTCATCAACAAACAAGCAAGATTTCTGGCTCCCACAGACCTGTAACTTCTTCTTTAATACGCATCTCTGTCCTCCACACCTAACCTGTATTAATGGCGCATGTTTGCAATCTTCCTTGATCTGGCGCTCCACACAAGATCTCACTTTGTGgggtcaaaatgatcaaaagTGGAGTAACCACAGCAGGGGGACCTAGTGAATGACCTGCAAGAGCTGGGACTAAAGTAACAAAGGTTACCACCAGTAACACATTACGTCACCTTGGGACTCAAATCATGCTGTGGTAGACTTGTCCCACTTCTTAAGCCACTACATGTCGAGACCCTTCTGAAGTTTGCTGGAGCACATTTAGATGATCCAGAAGACGATTGGGACAATGTCATATGGTCAGATGTAACCAAAATACAAGTTTTTGGTAAGAACTtaagtttggaggagaaaaaatgatgagttgcatccaaagaacaccatacctacaGTAAAGCATGAGGGTGagaacatcatgctttggggctgtttttctgcaaagggaCCAGTACGACTGATCCGTGTAAAGGAAAGAATACATGGGGCTATGTATCTTGAAATTTTGTGTGAAAACCTCCTTCCATCAGCAAGCACATTGAATATGAAATGTGGCTGGGTTTTAATGCATGACAGTCATCCCAAACACACCGCCCGGACAACGAAAGttgacctagccagtctccagatctctaccccaaagaaaatctttggagggaggtgaaatTTTGTGTTGTCTAgtgacagccccacaacattacCGCCAAAATGTGTGAAGAtttacagaaaacatttgacttATCATTTCCAGCAAAGGGGATATAACAAAAGTGTGAAGATGAATTTTTGTTGGTGACCAAATGCTTATTTTCCACTGTAATTTGCTAATAATTTCCATAAAAATCTGATGTGATTTTCTGGATATTTTTGGATCACTGTTTGGGAATATGGTTAGCAACAGGATCACAATTATAAGAGTGGAAAAATAGGTCACCATTCGGGCTAACACAAACATACGTCAACAAGGCTGGAACAGTGACACTGAAGAGGAAGACCCTTGAATTGGATGTTGAGGAAGGGGAAATGGAGGATGTTGATGACGCCCAGGAAGAGCCCATTGCCTGAAAGACAGAGCGAAAAAATGCTGAGGTGGGGCTTAAGCCTGAGGGAAGATTGGGTTGACGTTGTTGAATGAGACTTGCAGAGGGAGAGGGGCTCTTTTCATCGaacatttagaatttttttcagtAGGTTGGGTCAGGCGAGTAATATTTaactcatgtttttttattgcaatgaaaaatgagaTTGTTTAATCAATTTATCAATGCAAACTTTCTGCTTCTAAAGAAATCTGttaaaatgtcatcatttttcaATTGATTGAATTTTGCATGGGCATCTACTTATGATAATGTTTGTATTTaagaaatacaaacattttggttGCATAAGTATTTCTCTTTGAATGTAATTTCATGAAATAACCCACAATTCCCAGTTTGTTCATTCATTGATATTTCATACCACTTATACAGTAAATTCCCATGGAATGTTTCCATTTTGGAATATTTCTATAATTCCTCATCTTTATCTACACAGTCATCCAAATTTGCTGGTATCGATCTGAAAATTTTGGAACGCTAGTGCCTGCTTGTACACATCTTCTTACTGATAGTGAGGCTTTCTTGAAGGGTCCTCAAAGTAAAATGTTGTTCCTCCCCAGTGTGAAGTCGTGCTTCCAGAACATGGAAATCTGCAAGCGCCGTAGCACCTACGATAGCAACAAATCCATCTACTCCACTAATGCAGTCCCGAGCGCTGCAGCCGGAAACCTGACTGTTACCTTCAGTAGTCAACTCAACCAGCATAACCAGGCAAGCTCAACACCTTCTCTATGGCTTACATGTGAATTGATCTTTCAGTGCTTTAACTAGTGAATGTGCAACAGGTGCCTTCTGCGGGGGGAGCGGTGCCTTTGCTGAATTATCAACCGGCGTTGTACCAGCAGGCAACGATCAACATTCCCGGTCTGACGCAACAAAGTGTCCCTATTCCAGCACGTCCTGGTGGGCTATGTAGTCAGGCAGAACCCTTCCAGCAGACTCTGATTGTTTGCCCACCTTCCACCATTCAAGGTTAGAGGGAGTGACTGAGTCGTAGATAAGGAACAGTGATGCCTTGACTTTGGAATGTAATTTGTCCTATACACATGCTTGTACCTCAAAACACATCTCAAATCCTCTTtccccattcaaatgaatggaaattccaTTAATCTGGTCAagttccacaaaaaaaagagaaaccattttttttcaacaaccctgtgaatattctcattcatgaAGGTAGTTTCATTCTCATGTTCTTTGAGTCAATCGCAACTCCACTGGTCTTCATAGGTGATGTTTCTCCTCTTATCCTAGTGAGCTTCATCAGTTCTTACATCAAGGCTTATCCAGGACAGACAAGCCTGAGTTGATGTGGAAATACTCAGCTCATTGGGATGTGCCTCCAATTTACCACATATGGTGTCAATCTTTTGGAATGCGAAACGACAGTCGTTAGGATGCCTTGGAGTCGAttgtttttaacaacaaaaatagcataaagTATTTTGCTTTatgaaaacatacaataataTCTTAAAGTCGAATGCAAATAATCAAAACATTCTGTGCATCCTGCTTGACAGTAATTCACTATGCTGCTCCTTCTTGTGGGTACATGTTGAGTACCAGGTGGCAGTGTACGCCGTACAGACTAGCGGCTAACGTTTTTTGGGATTCTCAGCGGATGGGAGTGAATTTCACCATCAATCTTGAGCAGGAGCTAAGGTCATCAGGAGTGAGTAGGAACTATATCCCCTTCACACCGACCTCAATATTGATAAACTAATGGATTGATATGgcttttgtgtatgttttttatCATTTGGCAATTGTATTTCTTACTTTGACTAAGATAGAGATGTACTGCATATTTTatattgaggaagaaaaaacgATCAGGATTTactagagtttaaaaaaaatggaggggtggggtaataggaatgggaggctgtgtttatttaaaaaaaaaaaaaacattcacttgaGATTGGGAGGGAGTGAGATCGACCTCAGTTGGGAGTGGGAGGTAGTGAGAGTCCACTTCCCCTCTGTCAGCCTCTAATCCAGACAAACTACATAGAAACTtaatgatataaaaaaataaccaagCTACAGTAACTTGGTAATTTTTCAAAGAGGCTTTAAGAATGTGCTTTTGAGAATTGTATACTCTGTTTTCATGTGTTCAAAGAAGTTAAAGATTTTGAAATGCAATGCTAGTTTTGCTAGCCTTTCTattgtttttccccattaaatgTTAGCAGTAAAATAGCGGATTAATGCCAAAGTTATGCGGTTTGGATAAATAcacaaattttctttttcaattttatagTAAACCTCACCTGGGGGTGTCTATAAACTGGCTTAAGCACTTAgattctttttgaagaagaattgTTTACTAGCTGCTGCTTGTTGGGAAGTTCCTTGTCATCATCCTGTACTTGTAACATAAATTTGTGGGCACCACTCTAGAGGAAAAATTTGGGGACTGCTAGGTCAAGGTATCACTGTATTCCAATTGTAGCATCCGTACTGTTTTATACATGAAACTTGCGAGATGTTCATCAAtatgattcatccatccagggCTGCAGTCAACAAGCAAGAGCTCAAGTTTCCCTGTAAGAATGGATAACTCGGTTCCTATAGTACCTCAGAATCAGCCTGCACAATCCTTGCAGATCCAGCCCAGCATGCTCACACAGGTAAGAGTTCAGTGGGCGTTTGCATGTCTGACGTCAGCCAACCTTCTTATAATATAAATCACACAGTATTTGACTGTATCAGCTTTCTTTTATGTTgagttgtgattgtttttctGGCATTTAAGTGCTGATATGGCAGATTTTGTGGTTTGAATGTATGAAAATTCGGTTTCCTTTTTTGCATCCACTTTTGGTAAATTTCTGCATCATCATGTGTCACCCACATTACATGTCATGTAAGAACCTCAAAAAGGGCATTTTGGCTACCCTGAATGTGAAGTTATCTTTAACTGTTATTATGGTGTGAAGCAGGGCTGGACGATATAGGGAAAAGATGacattgcatttgtttttccataactCCACAATATATATTATgatgtggggaaaaatacaGGATAACATTTTTTATGTGAAAATCAGCACACATATTTCTTTCCCTTTTGGACAAAGTATAATGGCTCAAGTGGAAAATAAACCACACACTAACCGCAGACCTCAGATGTATTCTGAGATTTCTCTGTGCCTGAGAATATTAGTTTTAATCAATCTGtaattttacacatttgaaCATAATAATCATGTACCTAGGCCTAGTTTTTTGTGAAGCTAAAAAGCCCCAAACGTTATCACAATAAATGGAATCATAAATCtgtaatcatgaaaaataacgCCTGTgatgttttgggggggaattAATGTGCTTTTAAATCATTGTTGTTATTTTCCCCTTGGCTCTGAAATAGAGGTTCACGACCAGCCTGTTTTACATATATGCGGTGCACACAAAACAAGGCTGTGCAGAATCAGCAAGAGTGTTATCGGGTTCGGCGGCCTTCCATGAGTCCACCAGCAGTAAATGACACAGCTGTCCAACTCACTGTGTGATCTGCGACCTCAATAATGTGTATCGAGTCCGGAACAAATAGcgtgtccattttatttatccaGCGATAAGTCAATATAGTAATTCTGACAGGCCTCCATGCATTAGTGTTATTATATTTCAGTGCATTAGTTTAAGCAACACACACTGCCGTCTGCACAATGTGCCTGGATCGGACTACACGATTGTAACCCATTAATTGGCCCTCATTTGGTATAGTGGCTTGTTTCCCAGGTCAGGCCCGACATATTTGACGAAACCTTAGAGCATAAATCGACAGAGCACCTTCATGTTTACGTACAAAGGTAAGAGGTTATGTTACCTGCTTTAACCATGTTCAGAGCACTTCAACCTTACCTGAAGCTCTCCTTGAAGAATAGTCTAAAATAATATCCAAACGCACCAGGGGATGACATCACACCTACAGGATTCTCTGTATGTTGTTTGAAGGGTTCTCTTTTATTCTAACATCAGTGCTAATTATATTAGCGTGTCTAGTTTTTAGTACTTTGGTTTGCAGACATTGATTAATTGTTTTACATGACAGTTTTACAGTGAACAACCTCTGGGAGTAAAAACTCAAAGCAGGAACATTTTAACTTATTTGGAGAGATTTTTGCAAGTTTCAATTTTATCTTCTACCCTTGACATCACTAGGACTTTTGTAATGTGACTATTTGTGCAAGCACACACCGCATTGATCATCAAACAATATATCGTGCAGCCCTCATTTCAAGCAACAATATAGTTTTTAGAGCTATGATTACCTATATTTTGTTTCAGCaaatcatattttgtatttccaCAACTGTCATTGCTACTCCGGACTTTATGCTTCTTTTGTCTTGAGTGTCATTTGGCCGCAGATCTGGTCACAAGCTAACAGACCTCATTTCTGTAGTTGCAGTTTGTGTTTCCAGACGGCGTATTCAGCTGGATTGTTTTCTGCTCTCTAAATCGCACAGCAGCCCCAAAGGACATTTCCCTTTCTCACACTGCCTTCCCACATCCTCTAGGGTTCCTGTACACCCCTGATGGTGGCCACCCTTCACCCACCCTCATCAAGCATAGCCTCCCAGTATTCTCTACCAGTCGGGCTAGGTACCGGGGTGGGTCGACCCACTCTCTTGGAGCACACAGCCACAGTGCTGGTAAAGAACCACAAAAAATCGATTTGCACTTTTCCTGCTACCAATAacgcgtctctctctctctctctctctctctctctctctctctctccctctctccctctctctctctctctctctctgtctctctctctgtctctctctgtctctctctctgtctcactctgtctctctctctctctctctctctctttctgtctctcatCACACTTTTACTATTTGTTTGCTTGTCTCTCTTGGCATTACACATTGAATCTCACTCTTCTCATACATGGTCTGCTCAAAGGCCCATGACAATTATATTGCAGTAAATTGCTGATGGAGTCAAGTCCTCTGATCTTTTACTTCCAGCATCCTTGctgacattttatttgtaattctgGATACACATTGACTTAATACATCATTTTAAaggattcctttttttctcctcctgctCCTTTTTTCCCTCCTCACTTGATTTAGGCACTCTGACATTGTCTTTCCCCATAGGTGTGCTTAGGGCATGGAGCGCATGTGTTGCTGAACTGGTCTGTGCTTTGCTTGCAGCTTCTCATATCCTGTCCTCCTTTTTGATTTCAGTACAGGATGGTGCACATCTAAAGCACACCAACATCCCCACAATTTTACTGACACACTTTCTATTTCAGCCCTACAACATATGGCATGCTGCAGACTTATTAGTATTTTCAGTTAACCAAACCAACTAACTCCTATTTCTTCTTTTAACAGGCACCatgatttgttttgtattgttttgcacATCCTGGTCTGTTTTCAGTGCTTCTGCGTTTGTGCTTtgcatgattttgttttgttgcaggGCAGTGCTAAAAATAAGGGAATGGCTTGGGAAAGGTTGCTCCCTGATCTTGTGCTTTGCCTGCAGCAGAGATTTGAGTCTTTGGTTTTATTTCTCAGCATGGCCTGGTTTGCCTGATATGTTCAAGGCATGGAATTCCTTCACTGAACACTGCTATGACCTGGGTTGAATTGTGACTCTCTGGGCCCTTTTCTCCCAGCAGGCCTGGCCCACTGGAACTCAACAGATCCTCATTCCGTCGTCATGGCAACAGGTCCCAGGAGTAGCCATCCACAGCTCTGCTCACCAGGCAAATATTGCAGAGTCACCACAGGACTCCCATCATACAGATACCACCACTCAGCAGGGACACAACTGGAGGTGTGTCAACCATGTGGTCTTCCATCTCCCCCAGGGATGAGAGgcatcattttaatcattgtcTTGATTACATTTGTATCAGGAATTGTTGGGTAGTAATCAACATTAACTATGACTTGAGTGGGGGCGGGGGACAATCCAAGAaggtaaaaaaattgaatttcctTTTTCTATAAGCAAACGGAACAAATTGATAAAGATGGAAGTTAAAGTTTTGCACAAGAAATCGACGATAAAAGTCATACCTACCCCCAGGCTAGTTTTGCaagatttttttacaattggaaaatctgtatttttcatgaattatttttgataaattttcTCTATGGTTCTTCGAGGAATATTGTCTTCAAAATGGTCAACTTTTATATGTaatggaagtaaaaataatttgctCTGATTATGTTGCACAACACTTAACTTtcatgtttcttgttttttgacaGGAGCACAGCACAAACCAAAACTCAACAGGAGCGGAAGAAGGTCAAGGCCCGACGAGGAGAGAACAGAAACAGGTGAGTGACCAGGAGAGAATTATGGCTGATATTAAATGACTCATGACTCCTTAAGGCAGTGGTTTTTAAACTAAGGGGTGCAGCGTCATGACAGGGTGGGCGCTGATTGCCCCCCACAGACATAATTTCAGaggggtgtgtgtatgtgtgtgtgtgtgtgtgcgtgcgttaaTAAAATGTTCATCTCCAAACGTTTGAAAAGCACAGTCTTAGGGTTTAATGACTGTAATCACTGACGTCACTCattgtttttgattaaaaaaagccCAAACACGATAGTTTATCTTCCTGTACTCCTGTAAATGTGAATAATTTGCTCTTGGGTAGATTTCACCATTCAAGgagctctttttatttttactaccCCCCACATGCTTCGGCTCAGGGGTATCTCAACTGCGTCGTTGCTCGGCACCAGTGGTGTGACGTCGTCCAGTCTCATGGCGACTTTGTCGCAGCCCATCGTCATTTCCGACACCCCCAGCCCGGCGGTCAGCATCATAACAATACACAGCGACACCGACACAGAGGATGAGCGCAAGTTTCATCCTGCCAGGTGAGCCTCTGATGACCCAGTTACAAAGATTTTTAACCAGCAAATCTTGGATTGTGAACTAAAGCCGTTTCTCTTTTAAAGCAGTGTTACACTCAGCCAGCGCACTAATGTTATCAGCTGTGTGACTGTGCACGACTCCGACTCCTCTACCGCCAGCCCCCTGACGCCGCGTCCCCGCGCACTTAACACAACTAGCGCCGTTTCCTCTCGCCAGGCCAAGTCTCTGGCTGTGGTGGCGCCCTCAGTCAAAGTTCAGGCGCTTGACAGAGGAGTGGCTACACGTAGCCGCCCAGAAACTGGTGAGAAGAGCACTCATTCCTGTGCAATCCATcgttctgttgttgtttttttttttttttttttttttttttttcgttgtaaGGGGACAGTGGTTAACATGTAATACTCTTTTGAACCCAAGTGAACTACATAAAACCCAAGAGAACGTCTCATCAGCAGCCAAGTAATTCGGGCGACAGCCTGGAACGGCACGGACTGATGCTGAGCCAGTCCCGCCCCTTAAACCTCAGCCAGGTGAGCCTGCTTTTAGGTTGCAACATACAAATACAATCACACACTAAAACTCTTTTAAGACTTAAGTACACACCCACCTATTTGTGGTACATCTCTCACAAATTCACCTCCCATAATTGGGACCAAGCTCTCCCTCGAAGAGCGGCAAGCTGTGTGAAATTCTCGATCCTGCACACCTGAAAATTTTATAGGCTAAACGAatagtttaaataaaaaatatcccACTAGGGGTAATCCCAGAACAGTTAATCTTATCAAACCTGTTTTACAATACCGTCATCTTGTCTAATGGAGAGAAGTGCTTTACCCCCATCTAGTGGCGCTGACAAGGAAGTTCAAACCTTTGAAGTCGGGCGTTTTAGAACAAGGCAGCCATTTACAGCAGTTCACAGAATATTTTTGCATATTGACAAATGCTATGAGTAATTGTGGAAATGAAGCATTTCATTCAATTTAAAGCTAAATTTAAAACATGCTCACTTTCCTGGGTAATTTCCAGCTAAAAATACCAAATTTGAGGCTACATTCACACCCCAAGCCACGGTGTCCATTTTTTAGGTTAAATATGATTTTCATGTAATAGTTcacattaaaaacataaatacgACTTCTAATGTTGGATTGAATGGGACCATGACATCACAGGGATGTTCACAAAACGGGACACGCACAAACATGAGGTACCGTGTTTCTGGAAGTAAATATGGCAATTTAAAGATGTTGTGCAACTCGAGTCAACATTTTTTACGTTTAGAATTTCTGAGCATCTTCTTTTCACCAGTGATCATTCATGACATTTGTCATCTTTTGATGAGTGATTATGTGCGTTCATACTGCACTTGATTGTGTACATATCCATGTCGGTAGAAGGCTTGTGTCAGATatgaaaaaagatggaattttacTGTTCACATTGACATGAAAAATGTCAGGCACATtgggcaaaataaaaaaagtttacctgCACTGTGAACATAGGTTTAATAACATCGCTCAACATCGCACCCATGCCATCATTCATTTGAAGATGAAACGCCAAAAACACTTCTTTAATGATTAGAGACTTTGATTCAAATATCAATGCGGATTAGTGAGATTGAGTAGTAAATTAGTTAGTTAGAGCTAGTAAGTTCCGTTGCTGTTTTAGACCAAAGCAgcatggaagttgacaaacatttgtgtgtgttttgtgaagGTCCAGCCCCTGGTGTCTTCATCTCAGGAGCGCACCGGGCCGCCCCACGCCGACTCATCCTTACGTCGCCAGCCGACCTTCCCCCCGGCCGCCTCGGCTCCGCACTACAACTTCCCCGAGGTGTCGGCCCTCGCCTCGGTCTCGGCCGCCGGGCCCGGCCTGTACACCTACCCGGCCTCCACCGCCCTCTCATCCGCCTCTCAGGTCATGGAGCAGCTGCTGGGCCGCGGCCACGTCGGCCACCCCGGCCACTCCGGACACTCCCCCTCTGCCTATGCAGCCACGTACCCCTCTTCCTCCacctcgtcgtcctcctccaggAGAGACTCGGCCAGCCGCAAGGAGTCGGTCAGCAGTCTGCTGCACGGTCTGCCAGCGGTCTACCAGCAGCAGTTCGCCGCAGCCTCTCCTTACGTGAGCGTGACTCCGCGGGCCGAGGCGTACGGTGCCTACCAGCTGAGCCCCAGACGCCTGACGCAGTACCCCTACCTATAAGATTCTTCACATAGCACCTCCAAGGGACGACTGTCACTTACCTGATTGCTGCTTTTCACCACAAGGCTTGTcctccatttattttccttcagAAAATATGATCTGACGCCCATCTTTTAGCCACTTAATATTAGGCGTCGTGgtctttgtttctttgtgtgaaGAGAGACTCTGCTCCTGTCACAAGCTGCGACGACACTTAGGCCAGCTTCCTGTGCTAGTGAAGGACTAGCGGACACTAATCCAATGAGTCCCTGTGTTTTAGCTAACCTAATAATAACTGTACTTGACCCTTGTCTGTTTACTCATCAATCTGTCTGTTTAATTTATGTTTTGTCCGCGTACGGGGGGAAGATGAGGGCGTTCGGTTTTAGCCACGAAAGATGGCCCAAATGTGATGGCTCAATGTTAATTTAAGTGCACATGTGATAGTGTTTATGTAGTGACAGTGTTTTAGGCCAGATGAACCATGCAATAGTTTTTTTGATTTTCCGCTCTTTCTTTTTAACTGAATGTATTTATGAAATCCAGACGAGTGACATGAAAAgctttttgggtttgttttaaaacgtgaaaaaaaaaaaagcaaattatcCTGTTTCTTCTTCAAAGATAAAATATGTATCTTGTTTGTCATAGCCACACCTATGAAATGCAAAATTTACTAGCCACTGTTATTTAGTACCTCTTCATAATTGGTTGAAGTAAGGCCAGTTTTTATGTAACAAAGATAACCTTTG
This portion of the Syngnathoides biaculeatus isolate LvHL_M chromosome 10, ASM1980259v1, whole genome shotgun sequence genome encodes:
- the hipk1b gene encoding homeodomain-interacting protein kinase 1 isoform X1, with protein sequence MTSQLQVFSPPSISSSAFCRVKKLKVENSVWDVSTTEAYSSIAGQSAYTFTPAMAVPPFAPSLVFPPTAPGSRGQVVVRAADSTGSLPRGSSRRVTEHATSSSYAHIETASETRGHRHGQKRKMEETNEGSGSGCGSVQILEELSAPAATFSTRTGGGGGGGTGQSIPHSAPTTKSSSSNGEGDYQLVQHEILCSVSCSYEVLEFLGRGTFGQVAKCWKRGTNEIVAIKILKNHPSYARQGQIEVGILNRLSAENADEYNFVRSYECFQHKGHTCLVFEMLEQNLYDFLKHSKFSPLPLRHIRPILQQVATALMKLKSLGLIHADLKPENIMLVDPLRQPYRVKVIDFGSASHVSKAVCSTYLQSRYYRAPEIILGLPFCEAIDMWSLGCVIAELFLGWPLYPGASEYDQIRYISQTQGLPAEYLLSAGTKTSRFFNRGPDSSYPLWRLKTPSEHEMEMGIKSKEARKYIFNCLDDMMQVNLSSHLEGTDMLAEKADRREFIDLLKRMLRLDADKRITPTKTLGHPFVTMSHLMDYPHSSHVKSCFQNMEICKRRSTYDSNKSIYSTNAVPSAAAGNLTVTFSSQLNQHNQVPSAGGAVPLLNYQPALYQQATINIPGLTQQSVPIPARPGGLCSQAEPFQQTLIVCPPSTIQGLQSTSKSSSFPVRMDNSVPIVPQNQPAQSLQIQPSMLTQGSCTPLMVATLHPPSSSIASQYSLPVGLGTGVGRPTLLEHTATVLQAWPTGTQQILIPSSWQQVPGVAIHSSAHQANIAESPQDSHHTDTTTQQGHNWRSTAQTKTQQERKKVKARRGENRNRGISTASLLGTSGVTSSSLMATLSQPIVISDTPSPAVSIITIHSDTDTEDERKFHPASSVTLSQRTNVISCVTVHDSDSSTASPLTPRPRALNTTSAVSSRQAKSLAVVAPSVKVQALDRGVATRSRPETVNYIKPKRTSHQQPSNSGDSLERHGLMLSQSRPLNLSQVQPLVSSSQERTGPPHADSSLRRQPTFPPAASAPHYNFPEVSALASVSAAGPGLYTYPASTALSSASQVMEQLLGRGHVGHPGHSGHSPSAYAATYPSSSTSSSSSRRDSASRKESVSSLLHGLPAVYQQQFAAASPYVSVTPRAEAYGAYQLSPRRLTQYPYL